A part of Vigna radiata var. radiata cultivar VC1973A chromosome 11, Vradiata_ver6, whole genome shotgun sequence genomic DNA contains:
- the LOC106777455 gene encoding E3 ubiquitin-protein ligase RHA2B → MLVKYLAQFYSHIKWVFDFLLFYPFYKLHDSQMPMIGEEQSICHYAHNPGTEEDADCAVCLCKIGDGEEIRVLRCEHFFHRNCLDAWAALKNASCPLCRESIRPRRTLNEVGAEVLWFEFCSVNTNEGDRWWLR, encoded by the coding sequence ATGTTGGTGAAATACTTGGCTCAATTCTACTCTCATATCAAATGGGTGTTTgatttccttctcttttaccCATTCTATAAGCTCCATGATTCTCAAATGCCAATGATTGGAGAAGAGCAGAGCATATGCCACTATGCACACAACCCTGGCACAGAGGAAGATGCTGATTGTGCTGTTTGTCTGTGCAAAATTGGAGATGGTGAAGAGATTAGAGTTCTTAGGTGTGAACATTTCTTTCACAGAAATTGCTTGGATGCATGGGCTGCTCTCAAAAACGCATCTTGCCCTCTTTGCAGAGAATCGATTAGGCCACGAAGAACCCTCAATGAGGTTGGAGCTGAAGTTCTGTGGTTTGAATTTTGCTCTGTAAACACTAATGAGGGCGACAGATGGTGGCTTCGTTGA